DNA sequence from the Prochlorothrix hollandica PCC 9006 = CALU 1027 genome:
AGCGGGGGGTGGGGGGAGTCCACTGGCTGCGGCGTTGGGCCAGTTCCGCCTCAGGGATATTCAGTTGCAAAAGGCGCTGTTGGGCATCGATCGTAATGGAATCTCCTTCCTGGACCAAGGCGATCGCCCCGCCCACTGCCGCTTCCGGGGCCACATGACCCACCACCATGCCATAGGTGCCGCCAGAAAAACGACCATCGGTAATCAGTCCCACCGAATCCCCCAGACCGGCTCCAATAATGGCGGAGGTGGGGGCCAACATTTCCCGCATCCCAGGGCCACCCTTCGGCCCTTCATAGCGGACCACAATGATATCCCCGGCTTGGATTTGTTTATCGAGAATAGCCTGCAAACAGTCTTCCTCAGAGTCAAACACCCGTGCTGGTCCCGTAATGCAGGGATTTTTGACTCCCGTAATCTTCGCCACAGCTCCCTCACTGGCCAGATTTCCCTTCAGCACCGCCAAGTGACCTTGGGCATACATGGGCTTAGTCCACGGACGGATCACCTCCTGATCGGTGCGGGGTTCGGCGGGCACATCAGCCAATTGTTCCGCAATGGTTTTGCCCGTGATGGTCAAGGCATCCCCATGGAGCAGCCCCTGCACCAGCAACATCTTCATGACCTGGGGAATGCCCCCGGCTTGGTGCAATTGGGTAGTGACAAAGCGGCCACTGGGCTTGAGGTCACACAACACCGGCACCCGTGCCCGAATGGTCTCGAAGTCATCCAAGGTGAGGGGGACACCCATGGCGTGGGCGATCGCCAGTAAATGTAACACCGCATTGGTGGATCCCCCGATGGCCATAATCACCGCGATCGCATTTTCAAAGGCTTTGCGGGTCAGGATCGCCTGGGGCAAGATTTGCTGCCGGATGGCTTCCACTAAGACCTTGGCGGATTCAGCGGTGCTGTCGGCTTTTTCGTCATCCTCTGCGGCCATGGTGGAGGAATACATTAAGCTCATGCCCATGGCTTCAAAGGCGGAAGACATGGTGTTGGCGGTGAACATCCCCCCACAGGATCCCGCACCGGGACAGGCCCGCCGTTCCACTTCCAACAGTTCCGACTCTGGCAGGTTGCCGGCGCTGTGCTGTCCCACGGCTTCAAAGGCACTGACCACTGTAAGATCCTGGCCGTTGTAGTGGCCCGGTTTGATGGTGCCTCCATAGACAAACAGGGCGGGAATGTTCATGCGGGCCATGGCGATCATGGCTCCGGGCATATTTTTGTCACAACCGCCAATGGCCAGCACCCCATCCAAGCTTTGGCCTTGGCAGACGGTTTCGATAGAGTCGGCAATGACTTCCCGCGAGACAAGGGAATATTTCATGCCTTCGGTGCCCATGGAAATGCCATCGCTGATGGTGATGGTGCCGAAGAGTTGGGGCATGGCTCCGGCGGCTTTGAGGCTGGCTTCGGCGCGATCGGCCAGGGCACCAATGCCCATATTGCAGGGGGTGATGGTGCTGTAGCCACTGGCTAGGCCAACGATCGGTTTTGTAAAGTCGTCATCTTGAAACCCCACAGCCCGCAGCATGGCGCGGTTTGGAGTCCGCTTCACGCCTTGGGTCACGACTTGACTTCTGATGTTCTCTGGCATGGTCGTTCCCTTTTTGATATATCAATGCAACGTTAATAATCTAGGCTACCTTCGGTAGTCTTTTCTGAAGTCTTTGCTGAGGGCGGTTGCAACATCGGGGTGGCGGTGTAATTTCCCGATTGAGCAAACTAACGTCGGTAGTCTTTGCTGAGGGTGGTTGTAACCGCATCGGTGATCTGCAAACCTTAAGTCTAGCGTTAAACCTAAGGGTGGCTAAGATGGATGACTCTGCCCTGACTTCGCTCTGGGGATAACCGTCCCTGAAGTTTTGACCGAAACAGTCTATTCTAGGGTCTATTCTCACCGTGGTTGTCGAGATCACGTTCATAGATTGTTCTCTGGGCTTACCGCTTAAAACGGGACAAAATTAACGGGATAGTGGGACAGTCTGCGCCCTACGGTTCCGGCTTCAGTTGATAGCCGTTTTCTCCTCAGGATGCTGATCCAGTCATAGCCTGGACGGTGGGAAGTTCTCGTGCTGTATTCTAGAAATCTCCCTGGAGTCTGGTGCCCTGTGAGGCTATTCGATCGTCACCCTGCGTCTGCATTTACCCTGTATCTACCCTGCATCTATCCTGCATCTACCCCGCATCTCCATACACCCTGACACCCCCATCTGGGTACACTCCTAAAACGTCCTAGGACAACTCTGAACGTTGGCAGGGGTCTGGATCGGGGAAACCCATCCTCTTGTTAAACCTGCCTCAGTCTAGTTTGGCCGAGTTTCTGCCCTTTAACCTATCTATCTCCGATGGGTTGCCCTACCCCACGACGATCGCATTTCATGGACAACCAAGCCGAATTTGAATTTTTAATCCGTTTCCAGCAGGGAGAGCGGGATTTTCGCCAAGTCAATATGCCCGGTTTTGTATTACCGGAAGCGGATCTTCAGGAAATTGACTGGCGAGGAGCTAACTTAGTGGGGGTGGACTTAAGTAATGCCAATTTAGCGGGGGCCAATTTTCGGGAGGCTCGGCTGCAAAAGGCTAACCTTAGCAATACCAATTTGATGACGACTAACTTTATTGGGGCTAATTTAGCCGGGGCGAATTTGACGGGCAGCAACCTCAGTAATGCCAGTTTGCGGGGGGCTAATTTGGTGGGTTCCTGTTTGCAATATACGGAGTTAGTGGGAGCAAATTTCAGTGAGGCCAATGTCTCTAATAGTGATTTCAGTGGTTCTAAAGCTGTAGGGTCTATTTTCAGTCGGGCTAAGGCCATTCGCGCTTTGATGGTGGGAGTGGACTTTACCAATGCCAATCTGACTAA
Encoded proteins:
- the ilvD gene encoding dihydroxy-acid dehydratase, which codes for MPENIRSQVVTQGVKRTPNRAMLRAVGFQDDDFTKPIVGLASGYSTITPCNMGIGALADRAEASLKAAGAMPQLFGTITISDGISMGTEGMKYSLVSREVIADSIETVCQGQSLDGVLAIGGCDKNMPGAMIAMARMNIPALFVYGGTIKPGHYNGQDLTVVSAFEAVGQHSAGNLPESELLEVERRACPGAGSCGGMFTANTMSSAFEAMGMSLMYSSTMAAEDDEKADSTAESAKVLVEAIRQQILPQAILTRKAFENAIAVIMAIGGSTNAVLHLLAIAHAMGVPLTLDDFETIRARVPVLCDLKPSGRFVTTQLHQAGGIPQVMKMLLVQGLLHGDALTITGKTIAEQLADVPAEPRTDQEVIRPWTKPMYAQGHLAVLKGNLASEGAVAKITGVKNPCITGPARVFDSEEDCLQAILDKQIQAGDIIVVRYEGPKGGPGMREMLAPTSAIIGAGLGDSVGLITDGRFSGGTYGMVVGHVAPEAAVGGAIALVQEGDSITIDAQQRLLQLNIPEAELAQRRSQWTPPTPRYTQGILAKYAKLVSSSSRGAVTDLFE
- a CDS encoding pentapeptide repeat-containing protein, translating into MGCPTPRRSHFMDNQAEFEFLIRFQQGERDFRQVNMPGFVLPEADLQEIDWRGANLVGVDLSNANLAGANFREARLQKANLSNTNLMTTNFIGANLAGANLTGSNLSNASLRGANLVGSCLQYTELVGANFSEANVSNSDFSGSKAVGSIFSRAKAIRALMVGVDFTNANLTNAVLTEAYIHHCKFVNATLTGITLEHAQGMQVDFTGAALLGSNLRGANLQGANLRRANLNWCSLRETNLADARLFRTQLNWSNLAGASLVNALLIDANLHRANLSGTDLTGANLSGATLPDGSVGQLPS